Genomic window (Shewanella psychropiezotolerans):
GTCTCTCGAGAAGAGCCCGGAAGTATTCCATGTCACCAACAAGATGAAAGAGACTGGCGTGGATCTGTTTTATGATGTTCATGGCGATGAAGGCCTGCCTTTCGTCTTCCTTGCAGGCTGTGAAGGCGTCCCTTGTTATAATGATAAGATGGCAGCATTGCAGCAGAAATTTATCGATACACTTAAATTAACCAGCGCCGACTTCCAAACTGAGTTCGGTTACGACAAAGATGAGCCTGGCAAGGCAAATCTAACCGTGGCCTCTAACTGGGTCGCTGAAACATTCCAATGTTTGTCTAATACATTGGAGATGCCATTTAAAGATAATGATAATTTAGCAGATCCTATGTCGGGATGGTCTCCTGAACGCTCAATCTACTTAGGTGAAGCCTCACTCACGGCGATGTTAGCCGTAGTGGACGAACTTCGCTAGGTCACTCATCATAAATTTGAGGTAACGATGGCATTAATTAAATGTCCAAGTTGTCAGAAACGGATCTCGAGTAAGGCGACAACATGCAGCTTCTGCAATGCAGACCTAACCGGTAATACTGACTCATTGACCACCATCAGTCATATTAAGCGTTCGAATCAGCTGATGAACCACAGCATGTTGTCTATGACCTTGTTTATAGCGGGAGTGGTGATCTGGTTTTGGGGAGGGGAGCCTGCCCAAGGGATTAGATCTTACATCGCCGGTGTGTGTTTTGTGCTGGGTTTTGTGGGCTACATGATCACTCGCGTGAGAATGGTATTGCATAAACGGAAAAGTGTATGACAGATATAAATAAGATGATCGATGAGATGCCCCATGTCGTCTATGAGAGACTGGTTAGCGGCGTCGAGTTGGGCAAGTGGGAAGACGGCACCGTGTTGTCACAAGCGCAGCGTGACTCGACTCTGCAGTTGGTGATGCTGTATCAAGCGAGAAGATTGAACCAAACGGATCATTTAACGGTGAACTCTGCCGGGCAGCTCAATGAATTATCTAAGTCTCAGCTAAAGAAACAGTTCAAAGGTGAGTCCATCGCCGAGTTTAAAGAGAAAGACCTATAATAGATCTGCTACGCATCTCTATTGAGAAGGTGAGTAACCAAATAGCAGTTACTCGCCTTTTTTCTTTATTTTCTGGCTAATATGCGCAGCATATTATTGCTAATCTCTCATACTTCAATAAACATCGAGTTCACAGTAAGGTTTCAATGGGAGATCAATCTTCGCTCAGCTCGCCAACCAGATCCTGCTGCATCGCCTCTCTCACTTGTGTAGGGGACAAGGGCTTAGACAGTAGGTAGTGTAACTTAGCCAAAGCGGCTTCCGTCGTCATATCCGAACCACTGATCACACCCGCCTCTTGCAGGGCATTCCCCGTCGCATAGCCCGACATATTGACCTTGCCCTGTAGACATTGAGTGAGGTTAACCAAGACTATCCCACGTTGACTCGCCTGTGACAGCACCTTAAGCAGCGCTGGATTTTGAGGGGCGTTACCGACCCCATAGGTAAGCAAGATCAGTGCTTTGACCGGTTGCTGTAAGATGTTCTCTATGATATCGGTGGTGATGCCCGGATAGAGTGTCACTACGCCTATTGGTTGGGGACTGATGGTGGCGACATCTAAAGGCTTATCCGACGGCTCAGCTATTTTCCCGGCCTTCATGTGGATCTTGATGCCTGCTTCGAGTAATAAGGGAAAGTTAGGTGAGGCGAAGGCGCCGAAACCATCGGCATGAGCCTTGGTCGTCCTGTTTCCCCGAAACAGCTTGTTATTAAAGAATAGGCACACTTCGGCGACCGGGTAATTAGCGGCGATGTAGAGTGAATTTAACAGGTTGGTTTGACCATCGGATCTGAGC
Coding sequences:
- a CDS encoding zinc ribbon domain-containing protein is translated as MALIKCPSCQKRISSKATTCSFCNADLTGNTDSLTTISHIKRSNQLMNHSMLSMTLFIAGVVIWFWGGEPAQGIRSYIAGVCFVLGFVGYMITRVRMVLHKRKSV
- a CDS encoding YeaC family protein, coding for MTDINKMIDEMPHVVYERLVSGVELGKWEDGTVLSQAQRDSTLQLVMLYQARRLNQTDHLTVNSAGQLNELSKSQLKKQFKGESIAEFKEKDL
- the ansA gene encoding asparaginase is translated as MTKRSIYVAYTGGTIGMQKTSHGFAPVAGFLTDCVKAMPEFYHDDMPQFVIQEYCPLIDSSDMAPTDWQMIANDIKLNYDKYDGFVILHGTDTMAFTASALSFMLQDLSKPVIVTGSQIPLAQLRSDGQTNLLNSLYIAANYPVAEVCLFFNNKLFRGNRTTKAHADGFGAFASPNFPLLLEAGIKIHMKAGKIAEPSDKPLDVATISPQPIGVVTLYPGITTDIIENILQQPVKALILLTYGVGNAPQNPALLKVLSQASQRGIVLVNLTQCLQGKVNMSGYATGNALQEAGVISGSDMTTEAALAKLHYLLSKPLSPTQVREAMQQDLVGELSED